One stretch of Deinococcus ficus DNA includes these proteins:
- a CDS encoding sensor domain-containing diguanylate cyclase, translating into MTAPTLARILAAVSDRRTPEALHSALQGALAAHPELPVTLDAELGLHWHGASDGEDAGAFYAFARTVANLSGTLADLHRHAQVYGLAREFTRRDETDTSLGAYSRECCRIFGLDGLGGLRLRSGALTRAPSWDAGTPRLPAFGPADVAAGRAGEPDVRAGGVLLPIGGRFRARAAFWLDAPGRAWSGSDRDLLRQLGHLIGLEYERGEALRHLQTLQALHRDLMGGQPEQAYQPLLERALATIPGAECGSLLIREGGVFRYAASVTFDETELSEVTFPVDHTRDQWYGLGEEAWHRGVPRVQSSRRLAAQGVGYQYRGALVEDLLPSVAGIQANIGVPILYQGEVYAFLNIDSLTDPDAFAEDSVNLARSFGVQAALLLHEAHLRAQVQVAARTDVLTGLQNRRAFTESLTRELARARRHALPLSLLVADIRAFKAVNDTHGHATGDDALVQVGAVLDRTLRATDAVFRPGPVASPGDGAADPTASQVFRWGGDEFAILLPATDRAGAQAVRERLRRAMREIRVAGRPLELNIGVAVLGAGDLTGQALLHAADADMYRDKHAGRPLGARLSGI; encoded by the coding sequence ATGACCGCCCCCACGCTGGCGCGCATCCTGGCCGCCGTGAGCGACCGGCGCACCCCGGAAGCCCTGCACTCCGCGCTTCAGGGCGCCCTGGCGGCGCACCCGGAATTGCCGGTTACCCTGGACGCGGAGCTCGGCCTGCACTGGCACGGCGCATCCGATGGTGAGGACGCCGGGGCCTTCTACGCCTTCGCCCGCACCGTGGCGAACCTCTCCGGCACGCTGGCCGACCTGCACCGGCACGCGCAGGTGTATGGCCTGGCGCGCGAGTTCACCCGCCGGGACGAGACGGACACCTCCCTGGGCGCGTACTCGCGGGAATGCTGCCGGATTTTCGGGCTGGACGGCCTGGGCGGCCTGCGCCTGCGGTCCGGCGCCCTGACGCGCGCGCCGTCCTGGGATGCGGGCACGCCGCGCCTCCCCGCCTTCGGCCCGGCCGACGTGGCGGCCGGGCGCGCCGGGGAGCCCGACGTTCGCGCCGGCGGCGTCCTGCTGCCCATCGGGGGGCGCTTCCGGGCCCGCGCGGCCTTCTGGCTGGACGCGCCGGGCCGCGCCTGGTCCGGCAGCGACCGTGACCTGCTGCGGCAGCTCGGGCACCTGATCGGCCTGGAGTACGAACGCGGCGAGGCGCTGCGGCACCTCCAGACCCTGCAGGCCCTGCACCGGGACCTGATGGGCGGGCAACCCGAACAGGCCTACCAGCCGCTGCTGGAACGGGCGCTGGCGACGATTCCGGGGGCGGAGTGCGGGTCTTTGCTGATCCGGGAGGGAGGCGTGTTCCGGTACGCGGCGAGCGTGACGTTCGACGAGACCGAACTGAGTGAGGTGACGTTTCCGGTGGATCACACGCGGGACCAGTGGTACGGGCTGGGGGAGGAGGCGTGGCACCGCGGCGTGCCCCGCGTCCAGTCGAGCCGGCGGTTGGCCGCGCAGGGCGTCGGGTACCAGTACCGCGGCGCGCTGGTCGAAGACCTCCTCCCGAGCGTGGCGGGCATCCAGGCGAACATCGGGGTGCCGATCCTGTACCAGGGCGAGGTGTACGCCTTCCTGAACATCGACTCGCTCACCGACCCGGACGCCTTCGCGGAAGACTCCGTGAACCTGGCCCGGTCCTTCGGCGTGCAGGCCGCACTCCTGCTGCACGAGGCGCACCTGCGCGCCCAGGTGCAGGTGGCCGCCCGCACGGACGTGCTGACGGGGTTGCAGAATCGCCGGGCGTTCACGGAGTCGCTGACGCGGGAACTGGCGCGGGCGCGGCGGCACGCCCTGCCGCTGTCGCTGCTGGTGGCCGACATCCGGGCTTTCAAGGCCGTGAACGACACCCACGGGCACGCCACCGGCGACGACGCCCTCGTGCAGGTGGGGGCGGTGCTGGACCGCACCCTGCGCGCCACGGACGCGGTGTTCCGGCCCGGCCCTGTCGCTTCCCCGGGTGACGGGGCGGCTGACCCGACAGCGTCGCAGGTGTTCCGCTGGGGCGGGGACGAGTTCGCCATTCTGCTCCCGGCCACCGACCGGGCCGGCGCGCAGGCGGTGCGCGAGCGGCTGCGGCGCGCCATGCGCGAGATCCGCGTGGCCGGCCGGCCGCTCGAGCTGAACATCGGCGTGGCCGTGCTCGGCGCCGGTGACCTGACCGGGCAGGCGCTGCTGCACGCCGCGGACGCCGACATGTACCGCGACAAGCACGCCGGGCGGCCGCTGGGCGCGCGACTCAGCGGCATCTGA
- a CDS encoding bifunctional diguanylate cyclase/phosphodiesterase, whose product MTSKRRSPAAPAATPEQLLQQAQARLTGAPDAALLLARDAAALADAAGDLHALARAQLLIGLGLHAESQLPKAQASLTRAQALAAHLDDPALEAWAASALGVVLGEAGDVTGAAERLEAAGALARGTGQADVRARVLTAQGQFHLLLQEAPAALAAFDEALELLAAPEGRGERTDDVPGDRLSAALHRAGTLLVLNRQGEALREFVRLLEQARRLTLPRLVAATQAGLAQLHMELGHLNEAERFSDAVLRAARPPLDARVGALLTQARTLSARGMADRAVPLLIRAQTQAAELPAPDRAAEALEALSAAYEQLQRWPEALAAARAHQAAAAAAQSRVLEQRAQVEVWRAGWEHEAQRTQLERDRLEALDAAQAELRQVRDQLEFGLTHDPLTGVLNRVTLELEVNRRLLDDPATAFEMLIVRIEQLRPVVDVLGLDVGDAALVSLARRLEARVHAEDADGLVGRYAEHDFAVFRRAPSVERAVRAAAGALLEDLGRPVQAEGQALNLRASLGIAQYPRHGVTFAELGQRAALALQDAGERSAHLGVYSARMGRLARERLTIHHSLHEALDRDELHLHYQPIFELEGLTPVAVEALARWTHPKLGEVSPARFVPVAEASDLIFDLGAWVMRRVHKDLRRFQGAAPGLQASVNVSPRQFGFQGYPAQVAAWLAGSGLRPEDVILEVTEGAMAEDVALERYAALRETGVRLAIDDVGQAYSSLTRLYQVQADVLKLDQRLIERLVAGPGQRDSRRLVAALIEFGLGSGMRIVAEGVESEAQLAALREMGCTHAQGYLLSRPLPNASVTKLLKGRAGAGGALPSAMRL is encoded by the coding sequence ATGACCTCGAAACGACGTTCCCCTGCGGCGCCGGCCGCGACGCCCGAACAGCTGCTCCAGCAGGCGCAGGCGCGCCTGACCGGCGCGCCGGATGCCGCGCTGCTCCTGGCGCGGGACGCGGCCGCCCTGGCCGACGCGGCCGGCGATCTGCACGCCCTGGCGCGCGCGCAGCTCCTGATCGGCCTGGGCCTGCACGCCGAGAGCCAGCTCCCCAAGGCGCAGGCGAGCCTGACGCGCGCCCAGGCGCTCGCCGCTCACCTGGACGACCCGGCGCTGGAGGCCTGGGCGGCCAGCGCGCTGGGCGTGGTGCTGGGCGAGGCCGGGGACGTGACCGGCGCGGCGGAGCGCCTGGAGGCGGCGGGGGCACTGGCGCGCGGCACCGGACAGGCGGACGTGCGCGCGCGCGTGCTGACCGCCCAGGGCCAGTTCCACCTCCTGCTTCAGGAGGCCCCGGCGGCCCTGGCGGCCTTCGACGAGGCGCTGGAGCTGCTGGCGGCCCCGGAAGGGCGGGGCGAGCGGACCGACGACGTCCCGGGGGACCGCCTGAGTGCAGCGCTGCACCGCGCCGGAACGCTGCTGGTCCTGAACCGGCAGGGGGAAGCCCTGCGCGAATTCGTGCGGCTGCTGGAGCAGGCGCGCCGGCTGACGCTGCCGCGGCTGGTGGCGGCCACCCAGGCGGGGCTGGCTCAGCTGCACATGGAACTGGGGCACCTGAACGAGGCCGAGCGGTTCAGTGACGCGGTGCTGCGCGCGGCGAGGCCCCCGCTGGACGCGCGGGTCGGCGCGCTGCTCACCCAGGCGCGCACGCTCTCCGCGAGGGGCATGGCCGACCGGGCCGTGCCGCTGCTGATCAGGGCGCAGACGCAGGCGGCGGAACTGCCCGCGCCGGACCGGGCGGCGGAGGCCCTGGAGGCCTTGAGTGCGGCGTACGAACAGCTGCAGCGGTGGCCGGAGGCGCTGGCGGCCGCGCGGGCCCATCAGGCGGCCGCCGCCGCGGCACAGTCGCGGGTGCTGGAGCAGCGCGCCCAGGTGGAGGTGTGGCGCGCCGGCTGGGAACACGAGGCGCAGCGCACGCAGCTGGAACGGGACCGGCTTGAGGCGCTGGACGCGGCGCAGGCCGAACTCCGGCAGGTGCGTGACCAGCTGGAGTTCGGGCTGACCCACGACCCCCTGACGGGCGTGCTCAACCGCGTGACGCTCGAACTGGAAGTCAACCGGCGGCTGCTCGACGACCCGGCCACGGCCTTCGAGATGCTGATCGTGCGCATCGAGCAGCTGCGCCCGGTCGTGGACGTCCTCGGTCTGGACGTCGGCGACGCGGCGCTGGTGAGCCTGGCGCGCCGGCTGGAGGCGCGCGTGCACGCGGAGGACGCGGATGGTCTGGTGGGCCGCTACGCGGAGCATGACTTCGCGGTGTTCCGCCGGGCGCCGTCCGTTGAGCGGGCCGTGCGGGCCGCAGCGGGCGCGCTGCTGGAGGACCTCGGGCGGCCGGTGCAGGCCGAGGGGCAGGCCCTGAACCTGCGGGCCAGCCTGGGCATCGCGCAGTACCCGCGGCACGGCGTGACCTTCGCGGAACTGGGCCAGCGGGCCGCGCTGGCCCTGCAGGACGCCGGGGAACGCTCCGCGCACCTCGGAGTGTACAGCGCCCGGATGGGCCGCCTGGCCCGCGAGCGGCTCACGATTCACCACTCGCTGCACGAGGCGCTGGACCGCGACGAGCTGCACCTGCATTACCAGCCGATCTTCGAACTGGAGGGCCTGACCCCGGTGGCGGTGGAGGCGCTGGCCCGCTGGACGCACCCGAAACTGGGTGAGGTGAGCCCGGCGCGGTTCGTGCCGGTCGCGGAGGCCAGCGACCTGATCTTCGACCTGGGTGCCTGGGTGATGCGGCGCGTGCACAAGGACCTGAGGCGCTTCCAGGGGGCGGCGCCGGGCCTGCAGGCGTCTGTGAACGTTTCGCCCCGGCAGTTCGGGTTTCAGGGGTACCCGGCGCAGGTGGCGGCGTGGCTGGCCGGCAGCGGCCTGCGGCCGGAGGACGTGATCCTGGAGGTGACCGAGGGCGCCATGGCCGAGGACGTGGCCCTCGAGCGGTACGCGGCGCTGCGGGAGACCGGCGTGCGGCTGGCGATCGACGACGTCGGGCAGGCATACTCCAGCCTCACGCGGCTGTATCAGGTGCAGGCGGACGTGCTGAAACTCGACCAGCGGCTGATCGAGCGGCTGGTGGCCGGCCCGGGGCAGCGGGACTCGCGCCGGCTGGTCGCGGCGCTCATCGAGTTCGGGCTGGGGTCCGGCATGCGGATCGTGGCGGAGGGCGTGGAGTCGGAGGCGCAGCTGGCCGCGCTGCGGGAGATGGGGTGCACGCACGCGCAGGGGTACCTGCTGTCACGGCCGCTGCCGAACGCGTCGGTCACGAAACTCCTCAAGGGCCGCGCTGGGGCCGGCGGGGCCCTTCCCTCGGCCATGAGGCTGTAG
- a CDS encoding EAL domain-containing protein — protein MTQESTLNDRKVVLNEQLFALEARMLEDPDATRPQLLHLLAQAQDSRDSYAEAYALCLLGGCAFFQGNYPDTTLYAKFALNVSDRHEHLNLKARALNALGLALTRTGQYDEGMQYFLDSLTLADSLNDDASKARAITNLASAHLDLGDYDRAMELAAEGAEVARRAGIMPPWAVAEGVSISALWHAGRLGEARERIPALLRVAGEHGLTRVQCDGLLYQALLHVQDLEYLRAIAVAEDMVRVAEGAQDEETLGSALWLLGDCYLTVGRHDDALRALTRSAAINEVRGHAMTTSRLARSFATLYEQTGQTALALKALKDHMHSEHRLHDGAMLRRSQLIDMKVKLELARQRVTLGTSGTEASAAHSLQELTYRSTHDALSHALNRSAFWQQAGQVLENLPLRQSAGVLLLDLCGLAEVNVTHGYAAGDLLITETVRRIKRVIGRDDLVGRTDGDEFIVLLRDLSGAEELKDVAEELHAVLSRPVTFEDWSLAPRVSMGAGIAPLDGRDLTTIHRNVELALQECKARGSNTPYLYHPTMNIREKARRAIKHDLPGALRSGQLHLAYQAQYRLPGRTLTGFEALLRWTHPTDGKISPAEFIPLAEESGIIIDIGRWAMRLACQQAKTWAFDTHGLRMAVNVSPLQFMQSDFVSEVREILEETGLPGRCLTLELTEGVFHSDVTRAVMNIRRLMELGVQVAMDDFGTGYSSLSLLKTLPIEQLKIDRAFLADLTREHPNFAVSRQFMQVMVQFAQTLGLTVVAEGVETLEHLEILNELGCHEAQGYLLSEPVAVEVASVILWEALTPPAPSRAS, from the coding sequence ATGACGCAGGAGTCCACGCTCAATGACCGCAAGGTGGTGCTCAACGAGCAGCTCTTTGCCCTGGAGGCCCGGATGCTGGAGGATCCGGACGCCACCCGGCCGCAACTCCTGCACCTTCTCGCGCAGGCGCAGGACAGCCGCGACAGCTACGCCGAGGCGTACGCGCTGTGCCTGCTGGGCGGCTGCGCGTTCTTCCAGGGCAACTACCCGGACACGACGCTGTACGCGAAGTTCGCGCTGAACGTCAGTGACCGCCATGAGCACCTGAACCTCAAGGCCCGGGCGCTGAATGCCCTGGGGCTGGCGCTGACCCGCACCGGGCAGTACGACGAGGGCATGCAGTACTTCCTGGACAGCCTGACGCTGGCCGACAGCCTGAACGACGACGCCTCCAAGGCGCGGGCGATCACCAACCTGGCGAGCGCGCACCTGGACCTCGGCGATTACGACCGGGCCATGGAACTCGCCGCGGAGGGCGCCGAGGTGGCCCGCCGGGCCGGCATCATGCCGCCCTGGGCGGTGGCCGAGGGCGTGAGCATCAGCGCGCTGTGGCACGCCGGGCGCCTGGGTGAGGCCCGGGAGCGCATTCCGGCGCTGCTGCGCGTCGCCGGCGAGCACGGCCTGACGCGCGTGCAGTGCGACGGGCTGCTGTACCAGGCGCTGCTGCACGTGCAGGACCTGGAGTACCTCCGGGCCATCGCGGTGGCCGAGGACATGGTGCGGGTGGCCGAGGGCGCGCAGGACGAGGAGACGCTGGGCAGCGCGCTGTGGCTGCTGGGCGACTGCTACCTGACCGTCGGGCGGCACGACGACGCGCTCCGGGCGCTGACGCGCAGCGCCGCGATCAACGAGGTGCGCGGGCACGCGATGACCACCAGCCGCCTCGCGCGGAGTTTCGCCACGCTGTACGAGCAGACCGGGCAGACTGCCCTGGCGCTGAAGGCCCTGAAGGACCACATGCACAGCGAGCACCGGCTGCACGACGGGGCGATGCTGCGCCGCAGCCAGCTGATCGACATGAAGGTCAAGCTGGAACTCGCCCGGCAGCGCGTGACGCTGGGCACCTCGGGCACGGAGGCGAGCGCCGCGCACTCGCTGCAGGAACTCACCTACCGCAGCACGCACGACGCCCTGAGCCACGCCCTGAACCGCTCGGCGTTCTGGCAGCAGGCGGGGCAGGTGCTGGAGAACCTGCCGCTGCGGCAGTCGGCGGGCGTGCTGCTGCTGGACCTGTGCGGCCTGGCGGAGGTGAACGTCACGCACGGGTACGCGGCGGGCGACCTGCTGATCACCGAGACGGTGCGGCGCATCAAGCGCGTGATCGGCCGGGACGACCTGGTGGGCCGGACCGACGGGGACGAGTTCATCGTGCTGTTGCGGGACCTGAGCGGCGCGGAGGAACTCAAGGACGTGGCCGAGGAGCTGCACGCCGTGCTGAGCCGCCCGGTGACCTTCGAGGACTGGAGCCTGGCGCCCCGGGTGTCGATGGGTGCAGGCATCGCGCCGCTGGACGGCCGGGACCTGACGACCATCCACCGCAACGTGGAACTGGCGCTGCAGGAGTGCAAGGCGCGCGGCTCGAACACCCCTTACCTGTACCACCCGACCATGAACATCCGAGAGAAGGCGCGGCGCGCCATCAAGCACGACCTGCCGGGCGCGCTGCGTTCGGGGCAGCTGCACCTGGCGTACCAGGCGCAGTACCGCCTGCCGGGCCGGACGCTGACGGGCTTCGAGGCGCTGCTGCGCTGGACGCATCCCACCGACGGGAAGATCTCCCCGGCAGAGTTCATTCCGCTGGCCGAGGAGAGCGGCATCATCATCGACATCGGCCGCTGGGCGATGCGCCTGGCCTGCCAGCAGGCGAAGACCTGGGCGTTCGACACGCACGGTCTGCGCATGGCCGTGAACGTCTCGCCGCTGCAGTTCATGCAGTCGGATTTCGTGAGCGAGGTGCGGGAGATCCTGGAGGAGACGGGCCTGCCGGGCCGCTGCCTGACCCTGGAACTCACCGAGGGCGTGTTTCACAGCGACGTGACGCGCGCCGTGATGAACATCCGCCGGCTGATGGAGCTGGGCGTGCAGGTCGCCATGGACGATTTCGGCACCGGGTACAGCAGCCTGAGTCTGCTCAAGACGCTGCCCATCGAGCAGCTGAAGATCGACCGGGCGTTCCTGGCCGACCTGACGCGCGAGCACCCGAACTTCGCGGTGTCGCGGCAGTTCATGCAGGTGATGGTGCAGTTCGCGCAGACCCTGGGCCTCACGGTGGTGGCCGAGGGCGTGGAGACGCTGGAGCACCTGGAGATCCTGAACGAGCTCGGGTGCCACGAGGCGCAGGGGTACCTGCTGTCCGAACCGGTCGCGGTGGAGGTCGCCAGCGTGATCCTGTGGGAGGCGCTCACGCCACCCGCGCCGTCGAGGGCCAGCTGA